In one window of Streptomyces griseus subsp. griseus DNA:
- the ileS gene encoding isoleucine--tRNA ligase — MTSPQYRQVPAQVDLPALEHAVLDFWQENKVFAKSLDQSEGRPEWVFYEGPPTANGMPGAHHIEARVFKDVFPRFRTMQGYHVGRKAGWDCHGLPVELAVEKELGFNGKKDIEAFGIAEFNAKCRESVTRHTDAFTELTTRMGYWVDLDDAYRTMDPEYVDSVWWSLKEIFNKDLLVQDHRVAPWCPRCGTGLSDHELAQGYETVVDPSVFVRFPLTSGPLAGEAALLVWTTTPWTLVSNTAVAAHPGVRYVVATDGEEKLVVAEPLLEKALGEGWEATGQSFTGAEMERWTYERPFTLVDFPAEAHYVVNAEYVTTEDGTGLVHQSPAFGADDLLVCRAYGLPVVNPVRPDGTFEEELPLVGGVFFKKADEALTADLDARGKLFRHVPYEHSYPHCWRCHTALLYYAQPSWYIRTTAIKDRLLQENEKTNWFPDSVKNGRFGDWLNNNVDWALSRNRYWGTPLPVWRCEDNHLTCVGSRAELTELTGTDQSSLDPHRPFIDEITFTCTHENCQLEAYRVPEVIDAWYDSGSMPFAQWGYPYKNKEVFESRYPAQFISEAIDQTRGWFYTLMAVGTLVFDKSSYENVVCLGHILAEDGRKMSKHLGNILQPIPLMDQHGADAVRWFMAAGGSPWAARRVGHGTIQEVVRKTLLTYWNTVAFQALYARTSGWAPSAADPAPADRTVLDRWLLSELNALVDQMTVAMEGYDTQRAGKLLSAFVDDLSNWYVRRSRRRFWQGDKAALRTLHEVVETVTRLMAPLTPFITERVWQDLITPVTPDAPESVHLASWPKPDLEAIDPTLSTQMALVRRLVELGRATRAESGVKTRQPLSRALVAASGFEALPSDLRAQIAEELNVTSLATLSEVGGSLVDTTAKANFRALGKRFGKGVQAVAKAVANADAAALSLALREGTASVEVEGEQITLTPEEVIITETPREGWSVASDAGATVALDLEITPELRRAGLARDAIRLIQEARKNSGLDVADRIAVRWTSTSPATVEALTEHKPLIADEVLAVEYAEGEADDTYGTPFEDEGLSLTFRLRKR, encoded by the coding sequence ATGACATCGCCGCAGTACCGCCAGGTACCCGCCCAGGTCGACCTGCCCGCACTGGAACACGCCGTTCTGGACTTCTGGCAGGAGAACAAGGTCTTCGCCAAGAGCCTGGACCAGTCCGAGGGCCGCCCCGAGTGGGTCTTCTACGAGGGCCCGCCCACCGCCAACGGCATGCCCGGCGCCCACCACATCGAGGCCCGCGTCTTCAAGGACGTCTTCCCCCGCTTCCGGACCATGCAGGGCTACCACGTGGGCCGCAAGGCCGGCTGGGACTGCCACGGCCTGCCGGTCGAACTCGCCGTCGAGAAGGAGCTGGGCTTCAACGGCAAGAAGGACATCGAGGCGTTCGGCATCGCCGAGTTCAACGCCAAGTGCCGTGAGTCGGTGACCCGCCACACCGACGCCTTCACCGAGCTCACGACGCGTATGGGCTACTGGGTCGACCTGGACGACGCCTACCGCACGATGGACCCGGAGTACGTCGACTCCGTCTGGTGGTCGCTGAAGGAGATCTTCAACAAGGACCTGCTGGTCCAGGACCACCGCGTCGCCCCCTGGTGCCCGCGCTGCGGCACGGGCCTCTCCGACCACGAGCTGGCCCAGGGGTACGAGACGGTCGTCGACCCCTCGGTCTTCGTCCGCTTCCCCCTCACCTCCGGCCCGCTGGCCGGCGAGGCGGCGCTCCTGGTCTGGACGACCACGCCGTGGACCCTGGTCTCCAACACGGCGGTCGCCGCGCACCCCGGGGTCCGCTACGTCGTCGCGACGGACGGCGAGGAGAAGCTCGTCGTCGCCGAGCCGCTCCTGGAGAAGGCCCTCGGCGAGGGCTGGGAGGCGACCGGCCAGTCGTTCACCGGCGCCGAGATGGAGCGCTGGACCTACGAGCGCCCGTTCACGCTGGTCGACTTCCCGGCGGAGGCCCACTACGTGGTCAACGCGGAGTACGTCACCACCGAGGACGGTACGGGTCTGGTCCACCAGTCCCCCGCGTTCGGCGCCGACGACCTCCTGGTCTGCCGCGCGTACGGCCTGCCGGTGGTCAACCCGGTCCGCCCCGACGGCACCTTCGAGGAAGAGCTGCCCCTGGTCGGCGGCGTCTTCTTCAAGAAGGCCGACGAGGCGCTCACCGCGGACCTGGACGCGCGGGGGAAGCTCTTCCGCCACGTCCCGTACGAGCACAGCTACCCGCACTGCTGGCGCTGCCACACGGCGCTGCTCTACTACGCGCAGCCGTCCTGGTACATCAGGACGACGGCGATCAAGGACCGCCTGCTCCAGGAGAACGAGAAGACCAACTGGTTCCCGGACTCGGTCAAGAACGGCCGCTTCGGCGACTGGCTGAACAACAACGTGGACTGGGCGCTCTCCCGTAACCGCTACTGGGGCACACCGCTGCCGGTCTGGCGCTGCGAGGACAACCACCTGACGTGCGTGGGCTCGAGGGCGGAACTGACGGAACTCACGGGCACGGACCAGTCGTCCCTCGACCCGCACCGCCCGTTCATCGACGAGATCACCTTCACCTGCACGCACGAGAACTGCCAGCTGGAGGCGTACCGGGTCCCGGAGGTCATCGACGCCTGGTACGACTCGGGTTCGATGCCGTTCGCGCAGTGGGGCTACCCGTACAAGAACAAGGAAGTCTTCGAGAGCCGCTACCCGGCGCAGTTCATCTCGGAGGCCATCGACCAGACCCGCGGCTGGTTCTACACGCTGATGGCGGTCGGCACGCTGGTCTTCGACAAATCGTCCTACGAGAACGTGGTCTGCCTGGGCCACATCCTCGCCGAGGACGGCCGCAAGATGTCCAAGCACCTGGGCAACATCCTCCAGCCGATCCCGCTGATGGACCAGCACGGGGCGGACGCGGTGCGGTGGTTCATGGCGGCGGGCGGCTCCCCGTGGGCGGCACGCCGGGTGGGTCACGGCACGATCCAGGAGGTCGTCCGCAAGACGCTCCTCACCTACTGGAACACGGTCGCGTTCCAGGCCCTGTACGCGCGCACGTCGGGCTGGGCCCCGTCGGCGGCCGACCCGGCCCCGGCGGACCGCACGGTCCTGGACCGCTGGCTGCTGAGCGAACTCAACGCGCTGGTCGACCAGATGACGGTCGCGATGGAGGGTTACGACACCCAGCGCGCCGGCAAGCTGCTCTCGGCGTTCGTGGACGACCTCTCCAACTGGTACGTACGCCGCTCGCGCCGCCGCTTCTGGCAGGGTGACAAGGCGGCACTGCGCACACTGCACGAGGTCGTCGAGACGGTCACCCGGCTGATGGCCCCGCTGACCCCGTTCATCACGGAGCGGGTCTGGCAGGACCTGATCACGCCGGTGACGCCGGACGCCCCGGAGTCGGTGCACCTGGCCTCGTGGCCGAAGCCGGACCTGGAGGCGATCGATCCGACGCTCTCCACGCAGATGGCGCTGGTGCGCCGCCTGGTGGAGCTGGGCCGGGCCACGCGCGCGGAGTCGGGCGTGAAGACGCGCCAGCCGCTGTCGCGGGCGCTGGTGGCGGCGAGCGGCTTCGAGGCACTGCCCTCGGACCTGCGGGCGCAGATCGCGGAGGAGCTGAACGTCACATCGCTCGCCACGCTCTCGGAGGTGGGCGGCTCGCTGGTCGACACGACGGCGAAGGCGAACTTCCGGGCGCTGGGCAAGCGGTTCGGCAAGGGCGTCCAGGCGGTGGCCAAGGCGGTCGCGAACGCGGACGCGGCGGCGCTCTCCCTGGCCCTGCGCGAGGGCACGGCGTCGGTGGAGGTGGAGGGCGAGCAGATCACCCTCACCCCCGAAGAGGTCATCATCACCGAGACCCCGCGCGAGGGCTGGTCGGTCGCCTCGGACGCGGGTGCGACGGTGGCGCTGGACCTGGAGATCACCCCGGAGCTGCGCCGCGCGGGCCTGGCCCGTGACGCGATCCGCCTGATCCAGGAGGCCCGCAAGAACAGCGGCCTGGACGTGGCGGACCGCATCGCCGTCCGCTGGACCTCCACGTCCCCGGCCACGGTGGAGGCCCTCACGGAGCACAAGCCGCTGATCGCGGACGAGGTGCTGGCGGTGGAGTACGCGGAGGGCGAGGCGGACGACACGTACGGCACGCCGTTCGAGGACGAGGGCCTGTCCCTGACGTTCCGTCTGCGCAAGCGGTAG
- a CDS encoding DivIVA domain-containing protein, translated as MPLTPEDVRNKQFTTVRLREGYDEDEVDAFLDEVESELTRLLRENEDLRAKLAAATRAAAQNQQQQQQQGMRKPPEQQDRPGAPVPAAISGPPQQQQPPQMGPPQLSGGAPQLPAGPSGHGPQGGHGGPQGPHGPGPMQGGPMGGPMGGPMGQHPQQQMQQMQQPQMQQQGQGPGGDSAARVLSLAQQTADQAIAEARSEANKIVGEARSRAEGLERDARAKADALERDAQEKHRVAMGSLESARATLERKVEDLRGFEREYRTRLKSYLESQLRQLETQADDSLAPPRTPAAASLPPSPSLAPAGAGAMGHSMGSSNHGGHGGQQMGGGQSMGGAPSYGGQQQMSPAMTQPMAPVRPQAPQPMQQAPSPMRGFLIDEDDN; from the coding sequence ATGCCGTTGACCCCCGAGGACGTGCGGAACAAGCAGTTCACGACCGTCCGCCTCCGAGAAGGCTATGACGAGGACGAGGTCGATGCCTTTCTCGACGAGGTCGAATCGGAGCTGACCCGTCTGCTCCGTGAGAACGAGGACCTGCGCGCCAAGCTGGCCGCCGCGACGCGTGCCGCCGCGCAGAACCAGCAGCAACAGCAGCAGCAGGGCATGCGCAAGCCCCCGGAGCAGCAGGATCGCCCGGGCGCTCCCGTACCCGCCGCCATATCTGGACCGCCGCAGCAGCAGCAGCCTCCGCAGATGGGTCCGCCCCAGCTGTCCGGTGGAGCTCCGCAGCTGCCTGCCGGCCCCAGCGGTCACGGCCCCCAGGGTGGTCACGGCGGCCCGCAGGGTCCGCACGGCCCCGGCCCGATGCAGGGCGGTCCCATGGGTGGCCCGATGGGCGGCCCCATGGGTCAGCACCCCCAGCAGCAGATGCAGCAGATGCAGCAGCCGCAGATGCAGCAGCAGGGGCAGGGTCCCGGTGGCGACAGCGCCGCCCGTGTCCTCTCGCTCGCGCAGCAGACCGCCGACCAGGCGATCGCGGAGGCCCGTTCCGAGGCCAACAAGATCGTCGGCGAGGCGCGCAGCCGTGCCGAGGGGCTGGAGCGCGACGCCCGTGCCAAGGCGGACGCCCTGGAGCGGGACGCGCAGGAGAAGCACCGCGTGGCGATGGGCTCGCTGGAGTCGGCCCGCGCGACGCTGGAGCGCAAGGTCGAGGACCTGCGCGGCTTCGAGCGCGAGTACCGCACCCGGCTGAAGTCCTACCTGGAGAGCCAGCTGCGTCAGCTGGAGACCCAGGCGGACGACTCGCTCGCCCCGCCGCGGACGCCGGCCGCCGCTTCGCTGCCGCCGTCGCCCTCGCTGGCTCCGGCCGGTGCGGGTGCGATGGGTCACTCCATGGGCAGCTCCAACCACGGTGGCCACGGTGGCCAGCAGATGGGTGGCGGTCAGTCCATGGGCGGTGCGCCGTCCTACGGTGGGCAGCAGCAGATGTCGCCCGCGATGACGCAGCCGATGGCGCCGGTTCGGCCTCAGGCGCCGCAGCCGATGCAGCAGGCGCCCTCGCCGATGCGCGGGTTCCTGATCGACGAGGACGACAACTGA
- a CDS encoding YggT family protein has protein sequence MGVALDVVYIALMCFLIVLIFRLVMDYVFQFARSWQPGKAMVVVLEATYTVTDPPLKLLRRFIPPLRLGGVALDLSFFVLMIIVYILISVVVRL, from the coding sequence ATGGGCGTCGCACTGGATGTGGTCTATATCGCGCTGATGTGTTTCCTCATCGTGCTGATCTTCCGGCTGGTCATGGACTACGTCTTCCAGTTCGCACGTTCATGGCAACCCGGCAAGGCGATGGTGGTCGTACTTGAGGCCACCTACACTGTCACCGATCCACCGCTCAAGCTTCTGCGGCGGTTCATCCCGCCGCTGCGTCTCGGGGGCGTGGCACTCGACCTGTCCTTCTTCGTTCTGATGATCATCGTCTACATCCTGATCAGCGTTGTGGTCAGGTTGTGA